A genomic window from Quercus lobata isolate SW786 chromosome 10, ValleyOak3.0 Primary Assembly, whole genome shotgun sequence includes:
- the LOC115963923 gene encoding psbP domain-containing protein 2, chloroplastic-like isoform X2, producing the protein MALQIWFPLFNHYHNHNLCKHDRYGPTLMSSPRTLFSVSLPKASLSSTQQHSSDSTHYLNLNINNNNTHKATQLGFLSKRRNLNLVILALFSNGFLPNMTTKPILAEELQLQRYIDPKEGFTLLRPSSWIKVDKAGATVLFEEANKGSNNVGVVVNPVRLTSLGEFGTPQFVAEKLIQAERRKMEML; encoded by the exons ATGGCTTTGCAAATTTGGTTCCCTCTCTTCAACCATTACCACAACCACAATCTCTGTAAACATGATAGATATGGTCCAACATTGATGTCTTCTCCCAGAACCCTCTTCTCAGTTTCATTGCCCAAAGCTTCTCTTTCATCAACTCAACAACACAGCTCAGATAGCACtcattatttgaatttgaatattaataataacaacacTCACAAAGCAACTCAACTTGGTTTTTTGAGCAAGAGGAGGAACCTCAACCTAGTAATTCTTGCATTGTTTTCAAATGGGTTTTTGCCAAACATGACAACAAAGCCCATTTTGGCTGAAGAATTGCAGCTCCAAAGGTACATAGATCCCAAGGAGGGTTTCACTCTCCTCAGACCCTCTTCTTGGATCAAG GTTGATAAGGCAGGGGCAACTGTTCTGTTTGAAGAGGCTAATAAGGGAAGTAACAATGTTGGGGTTGTGGTAAACCCAGTTCGTCTTACAAGCCTTGGAGAGTTTGGGACTCCTCAATTTGTAGCCGAAAAGCTTATACAGGCCGAAAGGCGCAAG atgGAAATGCTCTAG
- the LOC115963923 gene encoding psbP domain-containing protein 2, chloroplastic-like isoform X1, with product MALQIWFPLFNHYHNHNLCKHDRYGPTLMSSPRTLFSVSLPKASLSSTQQHSSDSTHYLNLNINNNNTHKATQLGFLSKRRNLNLVILALFSNGFLPNMTTKPILAEELQLQRYIDPKEGFTLLRPSSWIKVDKAGATVLFEEANKGSNNVGVVVNPVRLTSLGEFGTPQFVAEKLIQAERRKESTNDAEVISVAERSGQGGSQVYEFEYKVDSTRGGMKRIFSAVFVASKKLYLLNITHSDKPDSPLDVHTRMMLEQVLHSFDAAPQT from the exons ATGGCTTTGCAAATTTGGTTCCCTCTCTTCAACCATTACCACAACCACAATCTCTGTAAACATGATAGATATGGTCCAACATTGATGTCTTCTCCCAGAACCCTCTTCTCAGTTTCATTGCCCAAAGCTTCTCTTTCATCAACTCAACAACACAGCTCAGATAGCACtcattatttgaatttgaatattaataataacaacacTCACAAAGCAACTCAACTTGGTTTTTTGAGCAAGAGGAGGAACCTCAACCTAGTAATTCTTGCATTGTTTTCAAATGGGTTTTTGCCAAACATGACAACAAAGCCCATTTTGGCTGAAGAATTGCAGCTCCAAAGGTACATAGATCCCAAGGAGGGTTTCACTCTCCTCAGACCCTCTTCTTGGATCAAG GTTGATAAGGCAGGGGCAACTGTTCTGTTTGAAGAGGCTAATAAGGGAAGTAACAATGTTGGGGTTGTGGTAAACCCAGTTCGTCTTACAAGCCTTGGAGAGTTTGGGACTCCTCAATTTGTAGCCGAAAAGCTTATACAGGCCGAAAGGCGCAAG GAAAGTACAAATGATGCTGAGGTGATTTCAGTTGCGGAGAGATCTGGCCAGGGAGGCTCACAAGTGTATGAGTTTGAGTACAAGGTTGACAGCACCAGGGGAGGGATGAAAAGGATCTTCTCAGCTGTATTTGTGGCCTCTAAGAAACTCTACCTCTTAAATATTACTCACTCAGACAAACCAGATAGTCCTCTTGATGTCCACACCAGAATGATGTTGGAGCAAGTTCTTCATTCCTTTGATGCAGCACCCCAGACATAA